The Amycolatopsis sp. NBC_01480 genome segment GAACTGACCCGGGACCCCGGCCCGCGAGGGCGGGGGTCCACGCCACTGGAGTTAGACGTGACTGCACCTGCCAGCAAGGACAGCTTCGGCGCCAAAGACACGCTGAAGGTGGGAGACGCCTCGTACGAGGTCTTCCGCCTCAACAAGGTCGAGGGCTCCGAGCGCCTGCCCTACAGCCTGAAGATCCTGCTCGAGAACCTGCTGCGCACCGAGGACGGCTCGAACATCACCGCCGACCACATCCGCGCGCTCGGCAGCTGGGACCCCAGCGCCGACCCGTCGATCGAGATCCAGTTCACGCCCGCCCGCGTGATCATGCAGGACTTCACCGGCGTGCCGTGCGTCGTGGACCTCGCCACCATGCGCGAGGCCGTCACCGATCTCGGCGGCGACCCCGACAAGGTCAACCCGCTGGCGCCCGCCGAGCTGGTGATCGACCACTCCGTGATCATCGACGTGTTCGGCCGCGCCGACGCCTTCGAGCGCAACGTCGAGATCGAGTACGAGCGCAACCGCGAGCGCTACCAGTTCCTGCGCTGGGGCCAGGGCGCGTTCGACGAGTTCAAGGTCGTCCCGCCGGGCACCGGCATCGTGCACCAGGTCAACATCGAGCACCTCGCGCGCACGGTGATGTCCCGCAACGGGCAGGCCTACCCCGACTCCTGCGTCGGCACCGACTCGCACACCACCATGGTCAACGGCCTGGGCGTGCTGGGCTGGGGCGTCGGCGGCATCGAGGCCGAGGCGGCCATGCTGGGCCAGCCCGTGTCGATGCTGATCCCGCGCGTGGTCGGCTTCAAGCTGACCGGCGAGATCCCGACCGGCGTCACCGCGACCGACGTCGTGCTGACCATCACCGAGATGCTGCGCAAGCACGGCGTGGTCTCGAAGTTCGTCGAGTTCTACGGCGACGGCGTGGCCTCGGTGCCGCTGGCCAACCGCGCCACCATCGGCAACATGAGCCCGGAGTTCGGCTCCACCGCGGCGATCTTCCCGATCGACGAGGAGACCGTCCGCTACCTGAAGCTCACCGGCCGCTCGGCCGAGCAGGTCGCGCTGGTCGAGGCCTACGCCAAGGAGCAGGGCCTCTGGCATGACGCCGCGCACGAGCCGGCCTACTCGGAGTACATCGAGCTGGACCTGTCCACGGTCGTCCCGTCGATCGCCGGCCCGAAGCGCCCGCAGGACCGCATCGAGCTGTCCGACGCGAAGTCCTCGTTCCGCAAGTCGGTGCACGACTACGTGGACGACGACCAGCGCACCCCGCACACCAAGCTCGACGAGGCCGTCGAGGAGTCCTTCCCGGCCAGCGACCCGGCCTCGCTCTCGTTCAAGGACGAGGACGCGGTCGACATCCAGTCCGCCGCGAACGGCGCGTCCGGCCGCCCGTCCAAGCCGGTCACGGTGAAGACGAGCGACCGCGGCGAGTTCGTGCTGGACCACGGCGCCGTGGTGATCGCCTCGATCACCTCCTGCACCAACACCTCGAACCCGTCGGTGATGCTCGGTGCCGCGCTGCTGGCGCGCAACGCCGTCGACAAGGGCCTGACGGTGAAGCCGTGGGTCAAGACCTCGATGGCGCCGGGCTCGCAGGTCGTCACCGACTACTACACCAAGGCCGGCCTGTGGCCGTACCTGGAGAAGCTGGGCTACCACCTGGTCGGCTACGGCTGCACCACCTGCATCGGCAACTCGGGCCCGCTCTCGGACGAGATCTCCGCGGCGATCCAGGAGAACGACCTCACCGCCGTTTCGGTGCTCTCGGGCAACCGCAACTTCGAGGGCCGGATCAACCCGGACGTCAAGATGAACTACCTGGCCTCGCCGCCGCTGGTCATCGCGTACGCCCTGGCCGGCACCATGGACTTCGACTTCGAGCACCAGCCGCTGGGCCAGGACACCGACGGCAACGACGTGTTCCTGAAGGACATCTGGCCGACCCCGCAGGAGATCCAGGAGACCATCGACTCCTCGATCACGCAGGAGATGTTCACCAAGGACTACGCGGACGTGTTCGACGGCGGCGAGCGCTGGAAGGCGCTGCCGACCCCGGAGGGCAAGACCTTCGAGTGGGAAGCCGAGTCCACCTACGTGCGCAAGCCCCCGTACTTCGAGGGCATGCAGGCCGAGCCGGCGCCGGTCGCCGACATTTCCGGCGCGCGCGTGCTGGCGAAGCTGGGCGACTCGGTCACCACCGACCACATCTCCCCCGCCGGCGCGATCAAGGCCGACACCCCGGCCGGGCAGTACCTCACCGAGCACGGCATCGGCCGGAAGGACTTCAACTCCTACGGCTCGCGCCGCGGCAACCACGAGGTGATGATCCGCGGCACCTTCGCCAACATCCGGCTGCGCAACCAGCTGCTGGACGACGTGCAGGGCGGCTACACCCGCGACTTCACGCAGGAGGACGCCCCGCAGGCGTTCATCTACGACGCGGCGCAAAATTATGCTGCGGCGGGCACCCCGCTGGTCGTGCTGGGCGGCAAGGAGTACGGCTCCGGCTCGTCCCGTGACTGGGCGGCCAAGGGCACCTCGCTGCTGGGCGTGCGCGCGGTGATCACCGAGTCGTTCGAGCGGATCCACCGGTCGAACCTGATCGGCATGGGCGTCATCCCGCTGCAGTTCCCGGCCGGCGAGTCGGCCGCGTCGCTGAAGCTGGACGGCACCGAGACGTTCGACATCGCCGGCATCACCAAGCTGAACGACGGCGAGACCCCGCGCACCGTGCACGTCACCGCCACCAAGCAGGACGGCACGAAGGTGGAGTTCGAGGCGGACGTCCGGATCGACACCCCGGGCGAGGCCGACTACTACCGCAACGGCGGCATCCTGCAGTACGTGCTGCGCAAGATGACCCGCAGCTGATTTCCGTTACACCACAAGCGAAGGCCGTCCCGGTTCTCCCGGGGCGGCCTTCGCCGTTGTCGGATGCCCGGCTCAGGCGGGCCGGTACCGCAGCTCGACGGCCCGCAGCGGATCACCGTCGTGGATCCGCTCCCACCGCACCGGGTCGATCCCCGGCGCGTCGAACAGCCGCACCCCGGAGCCGAGCATGACCGGCGCCAGGTGGACGTGGAACTCGTCGACCAGGCCCCGCTCCACGCACTGCCGGGCGATGTCCTGGCTGTGGATCTCCAGGTCCTTGCCCGCCGCCGCGACCAGCCCGATCGCCACCGCCTCGGCCACGTCGCAGTCGAGGAACGTCATGCCGGGGTCCGGGATCGCGTCCCCGGGATGGTGGGTCAGCACGAACACCGGCCCGCTCCACGCGCCGCCGTACGGCTGCCGGCTCGCCTCGCCCGGATGCCGCGCGGCGATCGCGTCGTAACCGCGGCGGCCGCCCAGCACCGCCCCGAGACTGCCGATCGCCTCCTCGTGGCAGCCCGGGCGCACCGTCGTCCCGCCCGCCCAGTCCAGCGAATGCCCGGGCCCGGCCGCGAACCCGTCCAGCGACATCATCAGGTGCCAGCGCACCTTTCCTTTTGCGGTACTGCCCTTTGTGGTGCTGCCTTTTGCGGTGCTGCTCATCGGAGCCTCCCGTGGTTTCGCGTCTTGCCCGGGTAGACCGGGCCGGGCGCGGAAACTCATCGGTGCGCGGGAAACCCCGCGGCCACATCCCAGCGCACGCGGGAGACCGAAGGCTCCAGCGAAAGCCGCGAGACGGCCGACTCCATCTGGGCGTCGTCACGCTGGTCGCCCGCGAGTTCGGCGCGGACCTCGACCGTGCCGTCGGCCGGGCGGTCGACGCTCTCCACCGAAAGCAGGCGGAAGTCCGTGCGGGTCAAGGCTTGCACGAGAAGGGCGCGCACGTGGGCTTCGTCTGCGTCGCGGGTGACGGCCTCGAAGGAGTAGCGCGCCGGAGTCTCGTCACCGGTCTCCGGACGCCGGTCGACGATCCGGCCCAGAGCCCGCAGCAGCACGTTCACCGCGACGACCACGGCGGTCCCGGCCACCGCCACCCGGTACAGCCCGGCCCCCGCCAGCGAGCCGACCGCGGCGGCGCACCACAGCGTCGCCGCGGTGTTGAGGCCGCGGACGTTCAGGCCGTCGCGCAGGATCACGCCGGCGCCGAGGAACCCGATGCCGGACACGATCTGCGCGGCCACTCGCGTCGGGTCGGCGTTCCCGGTGCCGGACAGGCCGCCGAAGCCGTGGGCGGACAGCAGGACGAACAGCGTGGCCCCGACGGCGACCAGCGCGTTGGTGCGCAGGCCCGCCATCCGGGCGCGGTACTGGCGCTCGAACCCGATGACGGCACCCAGCCCGACACCCGTGCCGACGCGCAGCAGCATTTCGAAAGTGGTCATGATCCGGCTCTTTTCCGGCGTGCGCACACAGCCAGACAGGGGCGCGCCGGAGCCGCCCCGCGCTGGATCAGCGCCCGCGAGACCCGCGGGTGAGGGCGATTCCGGTCCGCACAGGACTGTCTTCCGGCATGTGCCGCTCACCTCGCTTCCGTGCTCGTGGACTGATCAACTCGGTCACTGTACGCGCCGGCCCCCGCTTCGGCCGAGGGCCTTGTGACCACCGCCTCGTCTTCCGTCAGCCCTGGTCAGGGGACGACAGCGCCGGTTTTCGGGTCCAGCTTCAGGGTTTTCGCCTTCGGGGACGAGAAGTCGAACATCCCGGTCAACGGCGCGGCGAGCGCGTCGTAGGAGCTGTCGCCGATGCGGCCGAGGTGCCAGTTGTCCTCGATGAACCGGAGCACCGAGGTCTGGTCGGTCATCGTGTGGTCGACCCGGTTGACCTTGCTGTACGGCGAGATCACCAGCAGCGGCAGGCGCGGGCCGTAGCCGCAGCGGTCGGCGTAGCCGCCCAGCTTCACCGGGTGTGAGGTGCAGATCGGCGAGTCCTGCGCGGCGTCGTGCGAGCCGTTCACGATCTTCGGGGCCTGGTGGTCGTACCAGCCGTCGGAGTCGTCGTAGGCGAGCACGATCGCGGTGTCGCGCCAGTGCGGCGAGGCCTGGATCTTGTTCACCTCGGCGGCCACGAACGCCTGCTCGTCCAGCGGGTCCGAGTAACCGGCGTGACCGTCCTGATAGGACGGTGCCTTGAGGAAGCTGACCGCCGGCATGGTGCCCGCGCCGAGGGCGTCGTTGAAATCGCTCACGTCGTACTGGTGGTTGGCCTGGTCGGTCTGGCCGACCGCGTGCAGCGAGCTGGGCGGCAGGTGCTTCGGGTTGGCCGTGGACCGGTAGTACTGGAACGGCTCGTGGTGCGGGCTGTAGTCCACCGACGCCTGGCCGCCGACGTTCGGGTGCTGGGTGCCGCAGACCGCGTACCCGTTGGCGGCACCGGTCGGCTTGAAGCCGCCTTCGAACCAGCCCCAGGTGACGTTGCGGGCGTTGAGCAGGTCGCCGACGTTGCGGCCCTGCAATGCCCCGAGGTTGTCGGTGGCGGTGTGGTTGTTGTCGGAGCAGTCGTCGAACGCCGGGTCCGGGTCGGTGATCATGGTGCCGACGCCCTGGGCGTCCGGCGAGGCGGCCGTCTTCGGGTCCACCTTGGGCTCGCCGGTGACCGAGTCCACCGGCTGGAGGCCGTGGGTCTGGCCGGAGACCAGGTTGACCGCGCCGGGGCTGGACGGGCCGAAGACCGCGTCGAACGAGTTGTCGTTCAGCGCGTAGTGCTGGGCGTAGTTCCACATCGCGGTGACGGTGTTGCCGTCGAAGTAGTCCATCACCAGGCCGGGCTCGCCGAACAGCACCGGCTGCCCGGTGCATTTGTCCTTCTCGGTGTGCTCGACGAACTTGTCCATCTTCCCGCCGTTGAAGGCGGCCTGCTCCTTGTTGTAGTCGTGCGCCTGGTCGCAGGTCAGCGCCTGGTCCGGGCTGAGCCGCTTGGGGTTGTACGCGTTGGGGTTGTCGGTCAGGAGCTTCGGTGTCAGCCCGTTCACCGCCGGGGTGCCGGGCGCGGGCCGGAACGGCGTGCCGTTTTCGTTGGTGGCCTTCGGATAGGTGCCGAAGTAGTGGTCGAACGAGATGTTCTCGCCGAAGATCACCACCACGTGCTTGATCGGCGTCGCGGTGGCGAAGCCCGCCGCGTCCACCGCGTGCCCGGGCACCGGTGCCGCCTCACTGCTCGCGCACGCCGACGCCAGCAGCGCGGCCATGGCCAGCGCGCCCGCGGCGAGCGCCGTCCTCCTCCTGCTCCTGCCCACAACCTGCCCCTTTCCGCCCAGTGGTGCCTAACCCAGTAACGCCCGGCCGAAGTGGTCGGCCGGGCCGGTCACGCCGGGCAGCAGGTAGAAGTACCCGCCCCCGAACGGTGAGACGTAATCGGTGAGCGGCTCGCCGGCGAGCCGCTGCTGCACGGTCTCGAACTGGCGCTCGAGGTCGCGCTGGTAACAGGTGAACACCAGCCCCATGTCGAGGTTGCCGTTCGAGTCCACACCACGGTCGTAGTTCACCGCGCGCCGCAGGATCCGCTCGCCGTCGGTCTGCGGCGTGCGCGGGTTGGCGCGGCGGATGTGGCTGGTCAGCGGGATCACGGTGCCCACGGGGTCCTGGCCGTAACGCGGCTCGTCGGACTCCCGGTCGCCGTCGAGCGGGGCGCCGGTGTCGCGCCGGCGGCCGATCATGTTCTCCCGCTCGGAAAGCGAGACGCGGTCCCAGAACTCGACCAGCATCCGGATCAGCCGGATCACCTGGTAGCTGCCGCCCTCGTCCGTCCACACCAGACTGTCC includes the following:
- a CDS encoding aconitate hydratase gives rise to the protein MTAPASKDSFGAKDTLKVGDASYEVFRLNKVEGSERLPYSLKILLENLLRTEDGSNITADHIRALGSWDPSADPSIEIQFTPARVIMQDFTGVPCVVDLATMREAVTDLGGDPDKVNPLAPAELVIDHSVIIDVFGRADAFERNVEIEYERNRERYQFLRWGQGAFDEFKVVPPGTGIVHQVNIEHLARTVMSRNGQAYPDSCVGTDSHTTMVNGLGVLGWGVGGIEAEAAMLGQPVSMLIPRVVGFKLTGEIPTGVTATDVVLTITEMLRKHGVVSKFVEFYGDGVASVPLANRATIGNMSPEFGSTAAIFPIDEETVRYLKLTGRSAEQVALVEAYAKEQGLWHDAAHEPAYSEYIELDLSTVVPSIAGPKRPQDRIELSDAKSSFRKSVHDYVDDDQRTPHTKLDEAVEESFPASDPASLSFKDEDAVDIQSAANGASGRPSKPVTVKTSDRGEFVLDHGAVVIASITSCTNTSNPSVMLGAALLARNAVDKGLTVKPWVKTSMAPGSQVVTDYYTKAGLWPYLEKLGYHLVGYGCTTCIGNSGPLSDEISAAIQENDLTAVSVLSGNRNFEGRINPDVKMNYLASPPLVIAYALAGTMDFDFEHQPLGQDTDGNDVFLKDIWPTPQEIQETIDSSITQEMFTKDYADVFDGGERWKALPTPEGKTFEWEAESTYVRKPPYFEGMQAEPAPVADISGARVLAKLGDSVTTDHISPAGAIKADTPAGQYLTEHGIGRKDFNSYGSRRGNHEVMIRGTFANIRLRNQLLDDVQGGYTRDFTQEDAPQAFIYDAAQNYAAAGTPLVVLGGKEYGSGSSRDWAAKGTSLLGVRAVITESFERIHRSNLIGMGVIPLQFPAGESAASLKLDGTETFDIAGITKLNDGETPRTVHVTATKQDGTKVEFEADVRIDTPGEADYYRNGGILQYVLRKMTRS
- a CDS encoding dihydrofolate reductase family protein; this translates as MSSTAKGSTTKGSTAKGKVRWHLMMSLDGFAAGPGHSLDWAGGTTVRPGCHEEAIGSLGAVLGGRRGYDAIAARHPGEASRQPYGGAWSGPVFVLTHHPGDAIPDPGMTFLDCDVAEAVAIGLVAAAGKDLEIHSQDIARQCVERGLVDEFHVHLAPVMLGSGVRLFDAPGIDPVRWERIHDGDPLRAVELRYRPA
- a CDS encoding MgtC/SapB family protein translates to MTTFEMLLRVGTGVGLGAVIGFERQYRARMAGLRTNALVAVGATLFVLLSAHGFGGLSGTGNADPTRVAAQIVSGIGFLGAGVILRDGLNVRGLNTAATLWCAAAVGSLAGAGLYRVAVAGTAVVVAVNVLLRALGRIVDRRPETGDETPARYSFEAVTRDADEAHVRALLVQALTRTDFRLLSVESVDRPADGTVEVRAELAGDQRDDAQMESAVSRLSLEPSVSRVRWDVAAGFPAHR
- a CDS encoding phospholipase C; translation: MAALLASACASSEAAPVPGHAVDAAGFATATPIKHVVVIFGENISFDHYFGTYPKATNENGTPFRPAPGTPAVNGLTPKLLTDNPNAYNPKRLSPDQALTCDQAHDYNKEQAAFNGGKMDKFVEHTEKDKCTGQPVLFGEPGLVMDYFDGNTVTAMWNYAQHYALNDNSFDAVFGPSSPGAVNLVSGQTHGLQPVDSVTGEPKVDPKTAASPDAQGVGTMITDPDPAFDDCSDNNHTATDNLGALQGRNVGDLLNARNVTWGWFEGGFKPTGAANGYAVCGTQHPNVGGQASVDYSPHHEPFQYYRSTANPKHLPPSSLHAVGQTDQANHQYDVSDFNDALGAGTMPAVSFLKAPSYQDGHAGYSDPLDEQAFVAAEVNKIQASPHWRDTAIVLAYDDSDGWYDHQAPKIVNGSHDAAQDSPICTSHPVKLGGYADRCGYGPRLPLLVISPYSKVNRVDHTMTDQTSVLRFIEDNWHLGRIGDSSYDALAAPLTGMFDFSSPKAKTLKLDPKTGAVVP